In Leopardus geoffroyi isolate Oge1 chromosome D1, O.geoffroyi_Oge1_pat1.0, whole genome shotgun sequence, a single window of DNA contains:
- the NDUFS8 gene encoding NADH dehydrogenase [ubiquinone] iron-sulfur protein 8, mitochondrial isoform X2 gives MHCLTTATLLRALAQAARAGHPSGRSLHSSTVAATYKFVNMQETSMDMKSVTDRAAQTLLWTELIRGLGMTLSYLFREPATINYPFEKGPLSPRFRGEHALRRYPSGEERCIACKLCEAVCPAQAITIEAEPRADGSRRTTRYDIDMTKCIYCGFCQEACPVDAIVEGPNFEFSTETHEELLYNKEKLLNNGDKWEAEIAANIQADYLYR, from the exons ATGCACTGCCTGACTACAGCTACGCTGCTTCGGGCCCTGGCCCAGGCCGCACGTGCAG GGCACCCCAGTGGCCGGAGCCTCCACAGCAGCACGGTGGCAGCAACCTACA AGTTCGTGAACATGCAGGAGACCTCGATGGACATGAAGTCGGTGACCGACCGGGCGGCTCAGACCCTGCTGTGGACTGAGCTCATCCGAG GCCTGGGCATGACCCTGAGCTACCTGTTCCGGGAACCGGCCACCATTAACTACCCGTTCGAGAAGGGCCCGCTGAGCCCACGCTTCCGGGGGGAGCATGCACTGCGCCGCTACCCGTCCGGAGAAGAGCGCTGTATCGCCTGCAAGCTCTGTGAGGCCGTCTGCCCCGCCCAG GCCATCACCATCGAGGCCGAGCCGCGGGCCGACGGCAGCCGCCGGACCACGCGCTACGACATTGACATGACCAAGTGCATCTACTGCGGCTTCTGCCAGGAGGCTTGCCCCGTGGACGCCATCGTCGAG GGCCCCAACTTTGAGTTCTCCACGGAGACACATGAGGAGCTGCTCTACAACAAGGAGAAACTGCTCAACAACGGGGACAAGTGGGAGGCCGAGATCGCCGCCAACATCCAGGCCGACTACCTGTACCGCTGA
- the NDUFS8 gene encoding NADH dehydrogenase [ubiquinone] iron-sulfur protein 8, mitochondrial isoform X1, whose amino-acid sequence MHCLTTATLLRALAQAARAGRTRGALLGAQGGPASRCEAAADSVIPLLPGHPSGRSLHSSTVAATYKFVNMQETSMDMKSVTDRAAQTLLWTELIRGLGMTLSYLFREPATINYPFEKGPLSPRFRGEHALRRYPSGEERCIACKLCEAVCPAQAITIEAEPRADGSRRTTRYDIDMTKCIYCGFCQEACPVDAIVEGPNFEFSTETHEELLYNKEKLLNNGDKWEAEIAANIQADYLYR is encoded by the exons ATGCACTGCCTGACTACAGCTACGCTGCTTCGGGCCCTGGCCCAGGCCGCACGTGCAGGTAGGACCAGGGGAGCCCTTCTTGGGGCGCAGGGGGGCCCAGCCTCCCGATGTGAGGCCGCCGCTGACAGCGTCATCCCCCTCCTTCCAGGGCACCCCAGTGGCCGGAGCCTCCACAGCAGCACGGTGGCAGCAACCTACA AGTTCGTGAACATGCAGGAGACCTCGATGGACATGAAGTCGGTGACCGACCGGGCGGCTCAGACCCTGCTGTGGACTGAGCTCATCCGAG GCCTGGGCATGACCCTGAGCTACCTGTTCCGGGAACCGGCCACCATTAACTACCCGTTCGAGAAGGGCCCGCTGAGCCCACGCTTCCGGGGGGAGCATGCACTGCGCCGCTACCCGTCCGGAGAAGAGCGCTGTATCGCCTGCAAGCTCTGTGAGGCCGTCTGCCCCGCCCAG GCCATCACCATCGAGGCCGAGCCGCGGGCCGACGGCAGCCGCCGGACCACGCGCTACGACATTGACATGACCAAGTGCATCTACTGCGGCTTCTGCCAGGAGGCTTGCCCCGTGGACGCCATCGTCGAG GGCCCCAACTTTGAGTTCTCCACGGAGACACATGAGGAGCTGCTCTACAACAAGGAGAAACTGCTCAACAACGGGGACAAGTGGGAGGCCGAGATCGCCGCCAACATCCAGGCCGACTACCTGTACCGCTGA